The following proteins are co-located in the Streptomyces sp. DT2A-34 genome:
- a CDS encoding C40 family peptidase produces the protein MASHRKSRPAGTRVAGIRTPALATAALTSVALLSQTANASPSADDKPSLEEVEKKVDDLYRQAESATEKYNAAKEKTAKQRKRVDTLLDDVAQRTQKLNDAREELGRNAAAQYRTGATAPDTATFLLADTPQDYFDQTQLMDRMTGRQKGAVDDYFTQQSATMKKRQEATQSLETLTESQNDLQTAKTTVQRKLADARELLSKLTAEEKARLAAIEKRKQEEAARKAAELARQQAEAERQRQEAAQQQESTEQPSDSSTSDSSATDSSYATKAEKALAFARSQIGKPYVWGATGPDSYDCSGLTQAAWKAAGVDIPRVTYDQVNAGTTVSLSNAQPGDLIFFYDDVTHVGIYIGNGMMIHAPKPGAYVREESVYYDGESSIHSVVRPA, from the coding sequence TTGGCGTCGCACCGCAAGTCGCGTCCCGCGGGTACGCGCGTAGCAGGCATACGGACCCCCGCCCTCGCCACGGCGGCCCTCACCTCCGTGGCCCTGCTGTCCCAGACGGCCAACGCGAGCCCCTCGGCGGACGACAAGCCGAGCCTCGAAGAGGTCGAGAAGAAGGTCGACGACCTCTACCGCCAGGCGGAGTCGGCCACCGAGAAGTACAACGCGGCCAAGGAGAAGACCGCGAAGCAGCGCAAGCGCGTCGACACCCTCCTCGACGACGTCGCCCAGCGCACCCAGAAGCTCAACGACGCGCGCGAGGAACTCGGTCGCAACGCCGCCGCCCAGTACCGCACCGGCGCCACCGCCCCCGACACGGCGACCTTCCTCCTCGCGGACACCCCGCAGGACTACTTCGACCAGACCCAGCTGATGGACCGTATGACCGGCCGTCAGAAGGGAGCGGTCGACGACTACTTCACGCAGCAGTCCGCGACGATGAAGAAGCGCCAGGAGGCCACCCAGAGCCTCGAGACGCTCACCGAGTCGCAGAACGACCTGCAGACCGCCAAGACCACCGTCCAAAGGAAGCTCGCTGACGCACGCGAACTCCTCTCGAAGCTGACGGCGGAGGAAAAGGCGCGCCTGGCCGCGATCGAGAAGCGCAAGCAGGAGGAAGCCGCACGTAAGGCCGCAGAGCTGGCCCGGCAGCAGGCAGAGGCGGAGCGCCAACGCCAGGAGGCCGCCCAGCAGCAGGAGAGCACCGAGCAGCCGTCCGACTCGAGCACCTCGGACTCATCCGCGACGGACTCCTCGTACGCCACCAAGGCCGAGAAGGCCCTCGCCTTCGCCCGCTCCCAGATAGGCAAGCCGTACGTCTGGGGCGCGACCGGCCCCGACTCCTACGACTGCTCCGGCCTCACCCAGGCCGCCTGGAAGGCCGCCGGCGTGGACATCCCCCGCGTCACCTACGACCAGGTCAACGCCGGCACCACGGTCTCCCTCTCCAACGCCCAGCCCGGCGACCTGATCTTCTTCTACGACGACGTCACCCACGTGGGCATCTACATCGGCAACGGCATGATGATCCACGCCCCGAAGCCCGGCGCCTACGTCCGCGAGGAGTCGGTCTACTACGACGGGGAGTCGTCGATCCACAGCGTGGTCCGCCCGGCCTGA
- the pcrA gene encoding DNA helicase PcrA, which produces MSSLFDDSFLADLQAPRGHEEELPPPPEDDHTPEPVPDDLFGGKFDVPPDRDAYYRDGAPRPAIDAAALLEGLNENQRAAVVHSGGPLLIVAGAGSGKTRVLTHRIAHLLAERNVHPGQILAITFTNKAAGEMKERVEQLVGPRANAMWVMTFHSACVRILRRESKKLGFTSSFSIYDAADSKRLMALVCRDLDLDPKRFPPKSFSAKISNLKNELIDEEDFAAQATDGFEKTLAQAYAMYQSRLREANALDFDDLIMTTVNLLRAFPDVAEHYRRRFRHVLVDEYQDTNHAQYALVRELVGTSEHPVDVPPSEDDIPPAELCVVGDADQSIYAFRGATIRNILQFEEDYPDATTILLEQNYRSTQTILTAANAVIERNESRRPKNLWTNAGAGARITGYVADTEHDEAQFVAEEIDRLTDARDAKAGDVAVFYRTNAQSRVFEEVFIRVGLPYKVVGGVRFYERKEVRDVLAYLRVLANPEDSVPLRRILNVPKRGIGDRAEAMIDALSQREKISFPQALRRVDEAYGMAARSTNAVKRFNTLMEELRTIVESGAGPATILEAVLERTGYLAELQASTDPQDETRIENLQELAAVALEFEQESEEGEASGGLAAFLERVALVADSDQIPDEDEDGSGVITLMTLHTAKGLEFPVVFLTGMEDGVFPHMRALGQTKELEEERRLAYVGITRARERLYLTRSSMRSAWGQPSYNPPSRFLEEIPAQHVDWKRTGASAPVSSGPASGVAASLSSSRSRSAASGASGFATRRTSEKPVAQLAVGDRVTHDQFGLGTVMAVKGTGGNAEATIDFGDTKPKRLLLRYAPVEKL; this is translated from the coding sequence ATGAGCAGCCTCTTTGACGACAGCTTCCTGGCAGACCTCCAGGCCCCACGCGGCCACGAGGAAGAACTCCCGCCGCCGCCCGAGGACGATCACACTCCGGAGCCGGTTCCGGACGATCTGTTCGGCGGGAAGTTCGACGTGCCTCCGGACCGGGACGCCTACTACCGCGACGGCGCCCCGCGCCCTGCCATCGACGCGGCCGCGCTGCTGGAGGGGCTGAACGAGAACCAGCGTGCGGCCGTCGTCCACTCCGGCGGCCCGCTGCTCATCGTGGCCGGCGCCGGGTCCGGCAAGACGCGGGTGCTCACCCACCGCATCGCCCACCTGCTCGCCGAGCGGAACGTGCACCCGGGGCAGATCCTCGCGATCACCTTCACCAACAAGGCCGCGGGCGAGATGAAGGAGCGCGTCGAGCAGCTCGTCGGCCCGCGTGCGAACGCGATGTGGGTGATGACCTTCCACAGTGCGTGCGTGCGCATCCTGCGCAGGGAGAGCAAGAAGCTCGGGTTCACGTCTTCTTTCTCGATCTACGACGCCGCCGACAGCAAGCGGCTCATGGCGCTCGTCTGCCGGGACCTGGATCTTGACCCGAAGAGGTTTCCGCCCAAGTCCTTCAGCGCCAAGATCAGCAATCTGAAGAACGAGCTGATCGACGAGGAGGACTTCGCCGCTCAGGCGACGGACGGCTTCGAGAAGACCCTCGCCCAGGCCTACGCCATGTACCAGTCGCGGTTGCGGGAGGCCAACGCCCTCGACTTCGACGACCTGATCATGACGACGGTCAACCTGCTGCGCGCCTTCCCGGACGTCGCCGAGCACTACCGCCGTCGCTTCCGCCATGTGCTGGTGGACGAGTACCAGGACACCAACCACGCGCAGTACGCCCTTGTGCGCGAGCTCGTCGGGACCAGCGAGCACCCGGTCGACGTACCGCCCAGCGAGGACGACATCCCGCCCGCCGAGCTGTGTGTGGTGGGTGACGCCGACCAGTCGATCTACGCCTTCCGCGGCGCGACCATCCGCAACATCCTCCAGTTCGAGGAGGACTACCCGGACGCGACGACCATCCTGCTGGAGCAGAACTACCGTTCCACGCAGACGATCCTGACCGCCGCCAACGCGGTCATCGAGCGCAACGAGTCGCGCCGTCCCAAGAACCTGTGGACCAACGCGGGCGCGGGCGCGCGCATCACCGGCTATGTCGCCGACACCGAGCACGACGAGGCACAGTTCGTCGCCGAGGAGATAGACCGACTGACCGATGCGAGGGACGCGAAGGCCGGCGATGTCGCCGTCTTCTACCGTACGAACGCCCAGTCCCGTGTCTTCGAAGAGGTCTTCATCCGCGTCGGCCTGCCGTACAAGGTCGTCGGCGGGGTCCGCTTCTACGAGCGCAAGGAGGTCCGGGACGTCCTGGCCTACCTGCGGGTGCTGGCCAATCCCGAGGACTCCGTGCCGCTGCGGCGGATTCTGAACGTGCCCAAGCGGGGCATCGGTGACCGTGCCGAGGCCATGATCGACGCCCTTTCGCAGAGGGAGAAGATCAGCTTTCCGCAGGCGCTGCGGCGCGTGGACGAGGCGTACGGCATGGCCGCGCGGTCGACCAACGCCGTCAAGCGGTTCAACACGCTGATGGAGGAGCTCCGTACGATCGTCGAGTCCGGCGCGGGACCGGCGACCATCCTGGAGGCGGTGCTCGAACGCACCGGCTACCTCGCCGAGTTGCAGGCTTCCACCGACCCGCAGGACGAGACCCGGATCGAGAACCTCCAGGAACTTGCCGCTGTGGCGCTGGAGTTCGAGCAGGAGTCGGAGGAAGGGGAGGCGTCCGGTGGGCTCGCCGCCTTCCTGGAGCGGGTTGCCCTGGTCGCCGACTCCGACCAGATTCCCGATGAGGACGAGGACGGCTCCGGCGTCATCACCCTGATGACCCTGCACACCGCCAAGGGCCTGGAGTTCCCGGTCGTCTTCCTCACCGGCATGGAGGACGGCGTCTTCCCGCACATGCGTGCCCTAGGCCAGACCAAGGAGCTGGAGGAGGAACGGCGGCTCGCCTACGTGGGCATCACGCGCGCGCGTGAACGGCTTTATCTGACCAGGTCGTCGATGCGGAGCGCGTGGGGGCAGCCGTCGTACAACCCGCCGTCCCGCTTCCTGGAGGAGATCCCGGCGCAGCACGTGGACTGGAAGCGCACGGGCGCGTCCGCGCCGGTTTCCTCCGGCCCGGCGTCCGGTGTGGCTGCCTCGCTGTCCTCGTCCCGTTCGCGCTCCGCGGCCTCGGGCGCGTCCGGTTTCGCCACGCGCCGTACCTCGGAGAAGCCGGTCGCCCAGCTGGCGGTCGGGGACCGGGTCACGCACGACCAGTTCGGGCTCGGCACCGTGATGGCGGTCAAGGGCACGGGTGGGAACGCCGAGGCGACGATCGACTTCGGGGACACCAAGCCGAAGCGGTTGCTGTTGCGGTACGCGCCGGTGGAGAAGCTCTAG
- a CDS encoding ATP-binding protein, which translates to MPCCSGRVNIDGMPEAAAAPLVEPRPPRKLYRSSDGRWLGGVARGLAGHLGLPVIWVRLVFVGLFMADGLGALLYAAFWFFVPLGVGGVDAQRPSPFATETAADGRRRLVARKPDKGQIVALLLMVVVAMVFVGSVDLGSGAKAYLLPAVLVGAGVALVWRQADNARRARWMEVGRHRRTLTLLRAAGGVVLVTAGVSGIFVLQGSADHLGSVLQAALAVLVGITLLAGPYLVRMTQDLSEERLMRIRAQERAEVAAHVHDSVLHTLTLIQRNAENANEVRRLARAQERDLRTWLYKPEGTGKDEADEPTHLADAVRRNAAEVEDKHGVPIEVVVVGDCPLDEKIGAQMQAAREAMVNAAKYGGEGGAVQVYAEVEGKTVFVSVRDRGPGFDLDSIPADRMGVRESIIGRMERNGGTARLRAVPGGGTEVELEMERAEKTS; encoded by the coding sequence ATGCCCTGCTGCTCCGGCCGTGTGAACATCGATGGCATGCCGGAAGCCGCAGCAGCGCCACTCGTCGAACCGCGGCCGCCGCGCAAGCTCTACCGCAGCAGCGACGGACGCTGGCTCGGGGGCGTGGCGCGGGGGCTCGCCGGACATCTCGGCCTGCCCGTCATCTGGGTGCGACTCGTCTTCGTCGGCCTGTTCATGGCGGACGGCCTCGGCGCGCTGCTGTATGCCGCGTTCTGGTTCTTCGTGCCGCTCGGCGTCGGCGGTGTCGACGCGCAGCGGCCCTCCCCCTTCGCCACCGAGACCGCGGCCGACGGCCGCCGCAGACTCGTCGCCCGCAAGCCGGACAAGGGGCAGATCGTCGCGCTGCTCCTCATGGTCGTGGTGGCGATGGTCTTCGTCGGCAGCGTGGACCTGGGCAGCGGAGCCAAGGCCTACCTCCTGCCCGCCGTGCTGGTCGGCGCGGGCGTCGCCCTGGTCTGGCGCCAGGCGGACAACGCCCGCCGGGCCCGCTGGATGGAGGTTGGTCGGCATCGGCGCACCCTGACGCTGCTGCGCGCCGCGGGCGGCGTCGTCCTGGTCACGGCCGGCGTCTCCGGAATCTTCGTCCTGCAGGGCTCCGCCGACCACCTCGGCTCCGTCCTGCAGGCGGCCCTGGCGGTCCTCGTCGGTATAACGCTCCTCGCGGGCCCGTACCTGGTCCGGATGACCCAGGACCTCTCCGAGGAACGCCTGATGCGCATCCGCGCCCAGGAGCGCGCCGAGGTCGCCGCGCACGTCCACGACTCGGTGCTGCACACCCTGACCCTGATCCAGCGCAACGCGGAGAACGCGAACGAGGTCCGCCGCCTCGCCCGCGCCCAGGAGCGCGACCTGCGCACCTGGCTCTACAAACCCGAGGGCACCGGCAAGGACGAGGCCGACGAACCCACCCACCTCGCCGACGCGGTCCGGCGCAACGCCGCGGAGGTGGAGGACAAACACGGCGTCCCCATAGAGGTCGTGGTCGTCGGCGACTGCCCGCTCGACGAGAAAATCGGCGCACAGATGCAGGCCGCGCGCGAGGCGATGGTGAACGCCGCGAAGTACGGTGGCGAGGGCGGCGCCGTGCAGGTCTACGCCGAAGTGGAGGGGAAGACCGTCTTCGTGTCCGTCCGGGACCGCGGTCCGGGCTTCGACCTCGACTCGATACCCGCCGATCGCATGGGCGTCAGAGAATCGATCATCGGCCGCATGGAGCGCAACGGCGGCACGGCCCGGCTGAGGGCGGTGCCCGGCGGCGGTACAGAGGTCGAGCTGGAGATGGAGAGGGCGGAGAAGACGTCATGA
- a CDS encoding C40 family peptidase, translating into MAAHRKPRQRSAGGNTARTAWTIALAGAATATGFDGTGHAEPQLTPEQVKAKVDKLYQEAEVATEKYNGAKEKADTAERRIRTLQDEAARKTEKLNSAREALGSMAAAQYRDGGLDPSLRLALSANPDRYLDGAEFAERAGNRQAASVASVREQLREIEQLRGAARVELASLKSRQAELRRHKNTITGKLDAARSLLARLTAEERARLGASAADAARAARSSTGTRDALTAPGSVTAQAPNSRAAAAVSYAHTKIGSPYVWGATGPDAFDCSGLTQAAYRSAGISLPRTTYAQIDAGRRVSRAELLPGDLVFFYSGISHVGLYIGNGQMIHAPNPSAPVRVAPLDEMPFAGATRVV; encoded by the coding sequence GTGGCAGCGCACCGCAAGCCCCGTCAGCGCTCGGCCGGCGGCAACACGGCCCGCACGGCATGGACGATCGCCCTGGCGGGCGCGGCGACGGCGACGGGGTTCGACGGGACCGGACACGCCGAGCCGCAGCTGACACCGGAGCAGGTCAAGGCGAAGGTGGACAAGCTGTACCAGGAGGCGGAGGTCGCCACCGAGAAGTACAACGGCGCGAAGGAGAAGGCGGACACGGCCGAACGGCGCATCAGGACACTGCAGGACGAGGCCGCGCGCAAGACGGAGAAGCTCAACTCGGCGCGGGAGGCGCTGGGTTCGATGGCGGCTGCGCAGTACCGCGACGGCGGCCTCGACCCGTCCCTCCGGCTCGCGCTCTCCGCCAACCCCGACCGGTACCTCGACGGAGCGGAGTTCGCGGAACGCGCCGGCAACCGTCAGGCGGCGTCCGTCGCGAGCGTCCGCGAGCAACTCCGCGAGATCGAGCAGCTGCGCGGAGCCGCACGTGTCGAACTGGCCTCGCTGAAGTCCCGCCAGGCCGAACTGCGACGCCACAAGAACACGATCACCGGCAAGCTGGACGCGGCCCGAAGCCTGCTCGCCCGACTGACCGCCGAGGAGCGGGCCCGGCTCGGGGCGAGCGCAGCCGACGCAGCCCGCGCCGCACGCTCCTCGACGGGCACCCGCGACGCCCTGACGGCCCCCGGCTCCGTCACGGCGCAGGCCCCCAACTCCCGTGCCGCCGCCGCGGTTTCCTACGCTCACACCAAGATCGGCAGCCCCTACGTCTGGGGCGCGACCGGCCCGGACGCCTTCGACTGCTCCGGCCTCACCCAGGCCGCGTACCGCTCGGCCGGCATCTCCCTGCCCCGCACGACCTACGCCCAGATCGACGCCGGCCGCCGTGTCTCCCGCGCCGAACTGCTCCCGGGTGACCTGGTGTTCTTCTACTCCGGCATCAGCCACGTGGGTCTCTACATCGGCAACGGCCAGATGATCCACGCCCCGAACCCGTCCGCACCGGTCCGGGTGGCCCCGCTCGACGAGATGCCGTTCGCGGGCGCCACGCGGGTGGTGTGA
- a CDS encoding response regulator transcription factor, with amino-acid sequence MSDPTEANEPVESTGGSAGERHVRVVLVDDHRMFRTGVQAEIGRTEQTGVEVVGEAADVDQAVTVITATRPEVVLLDVHLPGGGGVEVLRRCAPLMADAEQPVRFLALSVSDAAEDVIGVIRGGARGYVTKTITGTDLVDSIFRVQEGDAVFSPRLAGFVLDAFASTDAPPVDEDLDRLTQREREVLRLIARGYAYKEIAKQLFISVKTVESHVSAVLRKLQLSNRHELTRWATARRLV; translated from the coding sequence ATGAGCGACCCGACCGAGGCGAACGAGCCTGTGGAGTCGACCGGCGGGAGCGCGGGCGAGCGGCACGTGCGCGTGGTCCTCGTCGACGACCACCGCATGTTCCGCACGGGAGTCCAGGCCGAGATCGGCCGCACCGAGCAGACCGGCGTCGAGGTCGTCGGCGAGGCCGCGGACGTCGACCAGGCGGTCACGGTCATCACCGCGACCCGGCCCGAGGTCGTCCTCCTCGACGTACACCTTCCGGGTGGCGGCGGGGTCGAAGTCCTGCGTCGCTGCGCCCCGTTGATGGCGGACGCCGAGCAGCCCGTCCGCTTCCTCGCGCTGTCCGTCTCGGACGCGGCGGAGGATGTGATCGGGGTGATCCGGGGCGGTGCGCGCGGATACGTCACGAAGACGATCACCGGCACGGATCTGGTCGACTCCATCTTCCGGGTCCAGGAGGGCGACGCGGTCTTCTCGCCGCGTCTTGCCGGGTTCGTGCTGGACGCCTTTGCCTCCACCGACGCCCCGCCCGTCGACGAGGACCTCGACCGCCTGACCCAGCGCGAGCGGGAGGTGCTGCGGCTGATTGCGCGGGGGTACGCGTACAAGGAGATCGCCAAGCAGCTCTTCATCTCCGTCAAGACGGTCGAGTCCCATGTCTCGGCGGTGCTGAGGAAGCTCCAGTTGTCGAATCGGCATGAGCTGACGCGGTGGGCGACGGCACGGCGCCTGGTGTGA
- a CDS encoding PspC domain-containing protein: MTDHQPAADSVPEPDAVPTAGTPSGPAPASAVGEEPRAHAGTEAGAPAEAGALDPPRKFRRDRRYKMLAGVCAGLGRQCDMDPVIFRITLAVLSATGGIGLIFYGFAWLFVPYDDEDENEVRKLLTGRVDGQALTAVLFALVGCGVFLTLLRNGGVLAFAVVLSLLVAGAGYWSRHRATPDPDPLAAQAVADAPPEAQAPPVPAAYPSWWRDPIVKDGTHDGGTGYLWGPRDSRDRDIAAAVNISLGTTWSSRQDIRARRPHQPKPRGPRWIGGWVFLLALLAGALGTSATWEDHALGTSLQTGLSCALLVLGLGIAVSAFLGRTGAGSIFLAMITAGLLAASAALPKDISTHWIERNWRPAAVADVQPQYDLGTGVGTLDLSRLELTEDQTVTTRADVGVGRLKVIVPKDVTVEVSIDVGVGDIQLPGDDEQDVDVAPGKHKELTLTPATGTKDAGTLDLELSIGAGQAEVSRATS, from the coding sequence ATGACAGATCACCAGCCCGCCGCGGACTCCGTGCCCGAGCCGGACGCCGTGCCCACCGCAGGCACCCCGTCCGGCCCGGCACCCGCGAGCGCCGTGGGTGAGGAACCGCGCGCGCACGCGGGCACGGAAGCAGGAGCGCCCGCCGAAGCGGGTGCACTCGACCCGCCGCGCAAGTTCCGGCGCGACCGGCGGTACAAGATGCTGGCCGGCGTCTGCGCGGGGCTCGGCCGGCAGTGCGACATGGACCCGGTGATCTTCCGAATCACCCTCGCCGTGCTCTCCGCGACCGGCGGCATCGGCCTCATCTTCTACGGGTTCGCCTGGCTCTTCGTCCCGTACGACGACGAGGACGAGAACGAGGTCCGCAAGCTGCTGACCGGCCGGGTCGACGGCCAGGCGCTGACGGCCGTGCTGTTCGCGCTGGTCGGCTGCGGCGTGTTCCTGACACTGCTGAGGAACGGCGGTGTGCTGGCCTTCGCCGTCGTCCTCTCCCTCCTCGTGGCGGGCGCCGGCTACTGGTCGCGGCACCGCGCCACTCCCGACCCCGACCCGCTCGCCGCCCAGGCCGTCGCCGACGCCCCACCCGAGGCCCAGGCTCCACCGGTCCCCGCCGCCTACCCCTCCTGGTGGCGCGACCCCATCGTCAAGGACGGCACGCACGACGGCGGCACGGGCTATCTCTGGGGCCCTCGCGACTCCCGCGACCGCGACATCGCGGCGGCCGTCAACATCAGCCTCGGCACCACCTGGAGCAGCCGCCAGGACATACGCGCCCGGCGCCCCCACCAGCCGAAGCCGCGCGGCCCCCGTTGGATCGGCGGCTGGGTGTTCCTGCTGGCCCTGCTCGCGGGCGCCCTCGGCACCAGCGCGACGTGGGAGGACCACGCGCTCGGCACCAGTCTGCAGACCGGCCTGTCCTGCGCGCTGCTCGTCCTCGGCCTGGGCATAGCGGTCAGCGCGTTCCTGGGCCGGACAGGGGCAGGCTCCATATTCCTGGCGATGATCACAGCAGGCCTCCTGGCCGCCTCGGCCGCGCTGCCCAAGGACATCAGCACGCACTGGATCGAGCGGAACTGGCGACCGGCGGCCGTCGCGGACGTACAACCGCAGTACGACCTCGGCACCGGCGTCGGCACCCTGGACCTGTCCCGGTTGGAGCTCACCGAGGACCAGACGGTGACGACGAGGGCAGACGTGGGCGTGGGCCGACTGAAAGTGATCGTCCCCAAGGACGTGACCGTGGAGGTGAGCATCGACGTGGGGGTGGGAGACATCCAACTGCCGGGCGACGACGAGCAGGACGTGGACGTGGCACCGGGCAAGCACAAGGAGCTGACCCTGACACCGGCCACGGGCACCAAGGATGCGGGCACGCTGGACCTCGAGCTCAGCATCGGCGCGGGACAGGCGGAGGTGAGCCGTGCTACGTCATGA
- a CDS encoding DoxX family membrane protein yields the protein MTHRMHTDTHTPYLDGGRSWRDAAGRYALLPLRVFLGVTFIYAGLDKLTDSAFMKDAGSGSVGDMMRAVRDSSAIPAMVDMALENPVAFGYAIAIGEVAVGIGTLVGLLARAAALGGALISLSLWLTVSWASDPYYYGNDLAYLMAWLPLLLAGAPMFSLDAALRARRRRVGGYR from the coding sequence ATGACTCACCGTATGCACACGGACACGCACACCCCTTACCTCGACGGCGGCCGGAGCTGGCGGGATGCCGCCGGCCGGTACGCGCTACTGCCGCTCCGCGTCTTTCTCGGCGTCACCTTCATCTACGCCGGCCTGGACAAACTCACCGACAGCGCCTTCATGAAGGACGCCGGCTCGGGCTCGGTCGGCGACATGATGCGGGCCGTTCGTGATTCCTCGGCCATTCCGGCCATGGTCGACATGGCCCTGGAGAACCCTGTCGCCTTTGGCTATGCCATCGCGATCGGTGAGGTGGCCGTCGGTATCGGCACGCTGGTCGGGCTGCTCGCCCGCGCGGCGGCGCTCGGCGGTGCGCTCATCTCGCTGAGTCTGTGGTTGACGGTGAGCTGGGCCTCCGATCCGTACTACTACGGCAATGACCTGGCCTATTTGATGGCGTGGTTGCCGCTCCTGCTCGCGGGTGCCCCCATGTTTTCGCTGGACGCCGCACTTCGCGCGCGGCGGCGGCGGGTGGGGGGTTACCGGTAG